From a single Nostoc edaphicum CCNP1411 genomic region:
- the aroC gene encoding chorismate synthase, with protein sequence MGNTFGHLFRITTFGESHGGGVGVVIDGCPPQLEISAEEIQVELDRRRPGQSKITTPRKEADTCEILSGVFEGKTLGTPIAILVRNKDARSQDYDEMSEKYRPSHADATYDAKYGIRNWQGGGRSSARETIGRVAAGAIAKKILRQVANVEVIGYVKRIKDLEGVVDPNTVTLEQVESNIVRCPDAECCDRMIELIEQVGRLGDSIGGVVECVARNVPKGLGEPVFDKLEADIAKGVMSLPASKGFEIGSGFGGTLLTGIEHNDEYYIDENGEIRTVTNRSGGIQGGISNGENIILRVAFKPTATIRKEQKTVTREGEETLLAAKGRHDPCVLPRAVPMVEAMVALVLCDHLLRHHGQCKVL encoded by the coding sequence ATGGGCAACACTTTTGGTCATCTATTTCGCATCACTACTTTTGGTGAATCTCACGGCGGCGGTGTGGGGGTTGTGATTGATGGTTGTCCTCCACAACTAGAAATTTCGGCAGAAGAAATTCAAGTAGAATTAGATAGAAGGCGTCCGGGACAAAGTAAAATTACGACACCTCGCAAAGAAGCCGATACGTGCGAGATTTTATCAGGGGTATTTGAAGGCAAAACATTAGGAACGCCTATAGCAATCTTGGTACGGAACAAAGATGCTCGTTCGCAAGATTATGACGAGATGTCCGAAAAATATCGTCCTTCTCATGCGGATGCAACTTATGATGCAAAATATGGTATTCGCAACTGGCAAGGCGGGGGTAGATCGTCAGCGCGTGAGACAATTGGCAGAGTAGCAGCAGGTGCGATCGCTAAAAAAATTCTCCGTCAAGTTGCCAATGTTGAAGTTATCGGTTATGTCAAGCGCATCAAGGATTTGGAAGGTGTAGTCGATCCAAATACTGTCACCTTAGAACAAGTGGAAAGTAATATCGTCCGCTGTCCTGATGCTGAATGTTGCGATCGCATGATTGAATTAATTGAGCAAGTTGGGAGACTTGGTGATTCTATCGGCGGTGTCGTAGAATGTGTAGCTCGTAATGTGCCGAAAGGTTTAGGCGAACCAGTATTTGATAAATTGGAAGCTGATATCGCTAAGGGTGTAATGTCTCTCCCTGCTAGCAAAGGCTTTGAAATTGGTTCCGGTTTTGGCGGAACGCTGTTAACCGGAATTGAGCATAATGATGAATATTATATTGATGAAAATGGTGAAATTCGCACTGTAACTAACCGTTCTGGTGGTATTCAGGGGGGAATTTCCAACGGGGAAAATATAATTTTACGAGTTGCATTTAAGCCGACAGCAACAATTAGAAAAGAGCAAAAGACAGTAACTCGTGAAGGTGAAGAAACCCTATTAGCAGCAAAAGGACGACACGATCCTTGTGTGTTACCGCGTGCAGTTCCAATGGTTGAGGCGATGGTGGCGCTGGTGTTGTGTGACCATTTGTTACGGCATCATGGACAGTGTAAGGTGTTGTAG
- the psbA gene encoding photosystem II q(b) protein, which produces MTTTLQRRESANVWDRFCEWITSTNNRIYIGWFGVVMIPTLLAATACFVIAFIAAPPVDIDGIREPVAGSLIYGNNIISGAVVPSSNAIGLHFYPIWEAASLDEWLYNGGPYQLVVFHFLIGVFCYMGREWELSYRLGMRPWIAIAYSAPVAAATAVFLVYPIGQGSFSDGMPLGISGTFNFMIVFQAEHNILMHPFHQLGVAGVFGGSLFSAMHGSLVTSSLVRETTETESQNYGYKFGQEEETYNIVAAHGYFGRLIFQYASFNNSRSLHFFLAAWPVIGIWFTALGVSTMAFNLNGFNFNQSIIDSEGRVIATWADVINRANLGMEVMHERNAHNFPLDLAAGDFAPVALTAPAING; this is translated from the coding sequence ATGACAACAACCTTACAACGTCGCGAAAGCGCCAACGTATGGGATCGATTCTGCGAATGGATCACCAGCACCAACAACCGGATTTACATCGGTTGGTTCGGCGTCGTAATGATCCCCACCTTGCTAGCCGCAACCGCTTGCTTCGTAATCGCTTTCATCGCCGCTCCTCCCGTTGACATCGATGGAATCCGTGAACCAGTAGCAGGTTCCTTGATCTACGGAAACAACATCATCTCTGGTGCAGTAGTACCTTCATCCAACGCTATCGGCTTGCACTTCTATCCAATCTGGGAAGCAGCATCTCTTGATGAGTGGTTGTACAACGGCGGCCCTTACCAATTGGTAGTTTTCCACTTCCTGATTGGCGTATTCTGCTACATGGGTCGTGAATGGGAACTATCCTACCGCTTAGGAATGCGTCCTTGGATTGCGATCGCATACTCTGCACCAGTAGCAGCAGCAACCGCAGTCTTCTTGGTATACCCAATCGGACAAGGTTCATTCTCTGATGGTATGCCTTTGGGTATCTCAGGAACATTCAACTTCATGATCGTGTTCCAAGCAGAACACAACATCTTGATGCACCCCTTCCACCAATTAGGTGTAGCTGGTGTATTCGGCGGAAGTTTGTTCTCTGCAATGCACGGTTCACTCGTAACTTCTTCACTAGTTCGTGAAACAACCGAAACCGAATCACAAAACTACGGTTACAAATTCGGTCAAGAAGAGGAAACCTACAACATCGTTGCGGCTCACGGCTACTTCGGTCGTCTAATCTTCCAATACGCTTCTTTCAACAACAGCCGTTCACTGCACTTCTTCTTAGCAGCATGGCCTGTAATCGGAATCTGGTTTACCGCCTTGGGTGTAAGCACAATGGCGTTCAACTTGAACGGTTTCAACTTCAACCAATCAATCATTGACTCTGAAGGTCGTGTGATTGCAACTTGGGCAGATGTAATCAACCGCGCTAACCTGGGTATGGAAGTAATGCACGAGCGTAACGCTCACAACTTCCCTCTAGATTTGGCTGCTGGTGACTTTGCTCCTGTAGCTCTAACCGCTCCTGCTATCAACGGTTAA
- a CDS encoding DUF2834 domain-containing protein — protein sequence MVRKISFSLLWLGFTIYAFFLAPPEQPGTFELIKNLSTMQWEGVNPLVIALFNLMGIWPLIYSAVVLIDGRGQKIPAWLFAIASFAVGAFALLPYLAIREPNNQFIGKKNTLLKLLDSRMTGVVLTVATAILVTYGLRDGDWGNFVQQWQTNRFINVMSLDFCLLCILFPTLLRDDMARRGWKNPQFFWLIALIPLFGPLIYLSVRPPLEEVVIESISQQPAAN from the coding sequence ATGGTTAGAAAAATTTCCTTTAGCTTGCTGTGGCTGGGATTCACTATTTATGCGTTTTTCCTCGCGCCTCCTGAGCAACCCGGTACATTCGAGTTAATTAAAAACCTTTCTACTATGCAGTGGGAAGGTGTTAATCCTTTAGTAATAGCACTATTCAACCTCATGGGTATTTGGCCTCTCATCTACAGTGCAGTAGTGTTGATTGATGGCAGAGGACAAAAAATACCTGCTTGGCTGTTTGCGATCGCTTCGTTCGCAGTTGGTGCTTTTGCTTTGTTGCCGTACTTAGCCATTAGGGAACCAAATAATCAGTTTATTGGTAAAAAAAATACCTTACTCAAACTGCTAGATTCTCGTATGACTGGGGTTGTTTTGACGGTAGCCACAGCTATTTTAGTTACATACGGTTTAAGAGACGGAGATTGGGGCAATTTTGTCCAACAGTGGCAAACTAACCGCTTCATCAATGTGATGAGTTTAGATTTCTGTCTACTTTGCATATTATTTCCCACATTACTGAGGGATGATATGGCGCGTCGCGGTTGGAAAAATCCCCAGTTTTTCTGGTTAATAGCGTTGATACCGTTATTCGGCCCATTAATTTATTTATCTGTGCGTCCACCTTTAGAAGAAGTGGTTATAGAGTCCATATCCCAGCAGCCAGCAGCGAATTGA
- a CDS encoding HrcA family transcriptional regulator: MEVQLTNRQQHILWATVRHYIATAEPVGSKALVEEYDLGVSSATIRNVMGVLEKSGLLYQPHASAGRVPSDSGYRIYVDQLITPSLRSRSVSQTDATRSLLPRSGTESLGREVEVALQKLLQWEDRSLETLLQGAAQILATLSGCISLITMPQTTTALLRHLQLVQIEAGRIMLIVVTDGYETHSKLMDLASKPEERQRDSEVIDRELQIVSNFLNSHLRGRSLLELAYLDWSELDQEFQRYGEFLKNSVAELSRRTHAPTATQIMVRGVSEVLRQPEFSQLQQVQTIIHLLEEEQDQLWRLIFEEPELEDGAKPKVTVRIGAENPLEPIRTCTLISSNYRRGSIPVGSVGVLGPTRLDYESAIAVVASAADYLSEAFSYFNP, encoded by the coding sequence ATGGAAGTCCAGTTAACAAATCGACAACAGCATATACTTTGGGCAACGGTACGTCACTACATTGCTACGGCAGAGCCAGTTGGTTCAAAGGCTTTGGTCGAGGAGTACGACCTGGGTGTAAGCTCGGCGACAATTCGCAATGTGATGGGCGTTTTAGAAAAGTCTGGATTACTCTACCAACCACACGCTTCTGCTGGACGTGTACCTTCAGACTCAGGCTATCGCATTTATGTTGACCAGCTAATTACACCTTCTCTGCGTTCGCGCAGTGTGTCGCAGACAGACGCTACGCGTAGCTTGCTTCCACGAAGTGGTACGGAAAGTTTAGGGCGAGAAGTAGAGGTGGCACTGCAAAAGCTTCTCCAGTGGGAAGATCGAAGTTTAGAAACCCTACTCCAAGGAGCCGCGCAAATTTTAGCAACCTTGAGTGGTTGTATTAGCTTAATCACTATGCCGCAAACCACTACAGCACTATTGCGACATCTGCAATTAGTGCAAATTGAAGCTGGGCGGATCATGCTGATTGTCGTAACTGATGGTTACGAGACACATTCCAAATTGATGGATTTGGCTTCAAAACCGGAAGAAAGACAGCGCGATTCAGAGGTAATCGATCGCGAGTTGCAGATTGTTTCTAATTTTTTGAATAGCCACTTGCGGGGTCGAAGTCTGTTGGAATTAGCCTATCTTGACTGGAGCGAACTAGATCAGGAGTTCCAACGCTATGGAGAATTCTTGAAAAACTCAGTTGCCGAATTGAGTCGTCGCACTCATGCACCGACTGCAACCCAAATTATGGTTCGGGGTGTGTCAGAAGTTTTGCGCCAGCCAGAATTTTCCCAGTTACAGCAGGTACAAACGATTATCCACCTGTTGGAAGAAGAACAAGACCAACTGTGGCGATTAATATTTGAGGAACCAGAACTGGAGGATGGTGCTAAACCAAAGGTAACAGTTCGCATAGGTGCAGAAAATCCATTAGAACCAATACGCACCTGCACCTTGATTTCTTCCAACTATCGCCGAGGTTCGATACCAGTAGGAAGTGTGGGAGTTTTGGGGCCAACACGCCTAGATTATGAAAGTGCGATCGCAGTAGTAGCATCTGCTGCTGATTATCTCTCTGAAGCTTTCAGTTATTTCAATCCTTAA
- a CDS encoding rhodanese-like domain-containing protein has protein sequence MNQISVEELGQRLSSRDASIQLVDVREPEELAIASIEGFVNLPLSQFTEWGDQVPTLFNPQAETLVLCHHGIRSAQMCQWLIAQGFTNVQNISGGIDAYSILVDPSIPQY, from the coding sequence ATGAACCAAATTAGTGTAGAAGAACTGGGGCAACGTCTTTCTTCTCGTGATGCAAGTATTCAGCTAGTAGATGTGCGTGAACCAGAAGAATTAGCGATCGCTAGCATTGAGGGCTTTGTCAACCTACCTTTAAGTCAATTTACCGAATGGGGAGATCAAGTACCTACCCTCTTCAATCCCCAAGCTGAAACTCTTGTGCTATGCCACCACGGCATCCGCTCCGCCCAGATGTGCCAGTGGTTGATTGCTCAAGGTTTTACAAATGTGCAAAATATTTCGGGTGGTATTGATGCCTACTCCATATTAGTAGACCCTTCGATTCCCCAATATTAG
- a CDS encoding DUF3352 domain-containing protein, which produces MNRQRSFIGFIVAGAIALLVIAIAGFYWFFAKNPANLIASTPQPNAAIFVSKLSPAMVSLLTNPDRLQVLEREEELSKLKTSLFAKSGIDYKQDIQPWLGNEITLAITTLDIDRDPENGQQLGYLLALATKQPEKSREFVELLFSKRALAGANLAVEQYKGVKLISDNSQPEQDLLAGAVVGEGFVLFANDPKVLRDAINNVQAPDLNLTSSPEYQKASKELPKGGLAIAFLNLPIVAKWQGLELPEQTYNSEIISLVLNPKGLLAETTFLTSSEIFPPSPPLSKPVGALQYIPASAGLAISGSNLSNLGDSDLAKLWKQATATIYGSEEDVVSRLAKPLVDVQKRWGINLPEDIFSWVQGEYAIALLPEKEQTTPHWIFVAEKSEGVEQGIARLDAIASSNGLSINPLTIDKQKISAWTELTTATKKTDAKEGASFSIETKVLGLRTTLGNYEIFTSDLETMDEILTTKDNSIIDNPNFKDSIAAIPLPNQGYIYLDWIKSQNLLERQVPILKLVEVLGKPFFNNLRSLTVSSYGTDTRSLKGGVFFQLGNS; this is translated from the coding sequence GTGAATAGGCAACGTTCATTTATTGGTTTTATCGTAGCTGGGGCGATCGCACTGCTAGTAATTGCGATCGCTGGCTTTTACTGGTTTTTCGCCAAAAATCCGGCTAACCTCATTGCTTCTACCCCCCAGCCTAATGCGGCCATCTTCGTCTCCAAACTTTCCCCTGCAATGGTTTCATTGCTGACGAATCCTGACCGTTTGCAGGTGTTGGAGCGTGAAGAAGAACTATCTAAACTCAAAACCAGTTTATTCGCCAAAAGTGGCATAGATTACAAGCAAGACATTCAACCCTGGTTAGGGAACGAAATTACATTAGCGATCACCACATTAGATATTGATCGCGATCCAGAAAACGGACAGCAGCTAGGGTATCTGTTAGCACTAGCAACCAAGCAACCGGAGAAAAGCCGCGAGTTTGTCGAGTTGTTATTTTCTAAACGGGCGTTAGCTGGAGCAAACTTAGCTGTTGAACAATATAAAGGCGTAAAACTGATTTCTGACAATTCTCAACCAGAACAAGATTTGCTTGCTGGTGCTGTTGTCGGCGAAGGCTTTGTATTATTTGCCAACGATCCGAAAGTGCTGCGAGATGCTATCAATAACGTCCAAGCGCCCGATCTGAATTTGACGAGTTCCCCCGAATACCAAAAAGCTAGCAAAGAACTGCCCAAAGGGGGTTTAGCTATAGCTTTCTTGAATCTTCCCATCGTGGCAAAATGGCAAGGGTTAGAGCTACCAGAACAAACATATAACAGTGAAATCATTTCCCTGGTGTTAAACCCCAAAGGATTACTAGCGGAAACCACCTTTTTGACTTCATCGGAAATTTTTCCTCCATCTCCACCGCTATCTAAACCTGTGGGAGCATTGCAGTATATTCCAGCGTCCGCAGGTTTGGCAATTTCCGGCTCGAATTTGAGTAATTTAGGTGACAGTGATTTAGCCAAACTCTGGAAACAAGCAACAGCAACTATATATGGTTCTGAAGAAGATGTGGTTTCTCGGTTAGCAAAACCTCTGGTAGATGTTCAAAAACGCTGGGGGATAAACTTACCAGAGGATATTTTTAGCTGGGTACAAGGGGAATATGCCATAGCATTATTACCTGAGAAAGAGCAAACAACCCCCCATTGGATTTTTGTGGCAGAAAAATCCGAAGGTGTGGAACAAGGCATTGCTCGTTTAGATGCGATCGCCTCATCCAACGGACTCAGTATTAATCCCTTGACTATAGACAAGCAAAAAATCTCCGCTTGGACAGAGTTAACCACGGCTACAAAAAAAACTGATGCCAAAGAAGGAGCATCCTTTAGCATTGAAACAAAAGTACTGGGATTGCGTACAACTTTAGGAAATTACGAAATTTTCACCTCTGACTTAGAAACTATGGATGAAATTCTCACAACTAAGGATAATTCCATAATTGACAATCCTAATTTCAAAGATAGTATCGCTGCAATTCCCCTACCAAACCAAGGCTATATATATCTTGACTGGATAAAGAGCCAGAATTTGTTAGAGCGTCAAGTGCCAATTCTCAAACTAGTGGAAGTCTTAGGGAAACCGTTTTTTAATAACCTGCGATCGCTCACAGTTAGTAGTTATGGAACTGACACGCGATCGCTCAAAGGTGGCGTTTTCTTCCAACTCGGTAATTCGTAA
- a CDS encoding Hsp70 family protein, whose product MGKAIGIDLGTTNSVAAFKLAEVEVVTANDNTPPDRKLTRSVVACEQNKFLVGDQAYNQLRANPENVVVSIKRLIGRGFGDPAVQKQKSEFGYKIAQPSQGTDNGIAVWLGGKEYQPEDISAEILKKVVQNAQAYRQGIGKTGEVIDQAVITIPAYFNDKQRHATRTAALKAGITPLELLPEPTAAAISYGFSPTGEDFKTILVFDFGGGTFDASVIQAAGTSFIELGKAGDLWLGGDDIDSRIIKFVKQQFAQQERITDIDGLIAKMPHYQRVRFNADLKLAVERAKVELSTATVSCIAPATQLLDELGIAIPIEVEITREQFEELISDLVERSIQICRQALQDAEHHLEMVDVVLLVGGSCQIPIVQRKVREAFGADKVVVHPRPMYAVAEGAAIVAAGQTEKVTTVSRDYFIKLVDGEENKEKVLQRGDILPVTTSHTFKTVADGQRLIHFQFLTPDQVSQDLDGIYEDNSIGDIWLGLNQSYPRGTEILINLELDEKNSGLKMTATLKNAPSERVSCTFSRGGSDEKIYKELEKTIAELNNQNLTPLGVEEALKLALPVVESANKIIDPDTGDERGYLRDDASANLKKFQVSMSKESLEAESLANQCDRVVKLCGSIIPQPQQERLQKLSQELQDAIDTNNLSKMKSKSEDARRELDNLPDEVQLIQACLLAIRQAHAVAPTQANAMSDKLSRMLGAMESDDAQEANRLWSELQPDVKHWLNEDLPSNSIVTGLMR is encoded by the coding sequence ATGGGCAAAGCAATTGGCATTGATTTAGGGACGACTAATTCTGTCGCCGCTTTTAAGTTAGCAGAAGTGGAAGTAGTTACGGCTAACGATAACACGCCCCCAGATAGGAAACTGACGCGATCGGTTGTTGCTTGTGAGCAAAATAAATTTTTGGTAGGAGATCAAGCTTACAACCAACTCCGGGCTAATCCTGAAAATGTGGTTGTTTCCATCAAGCGCCTAATAGGACGAGGTTTTGGCGATCCAGCCGTACAAAAACAAAAGTCGGAATTTGGTTACAAAATTGCTCAACCGAGTCAGGGAACAGACAACGGTATTGCAGTGTGGCTAGGAGGCAAAGAATATCAGCCAGAGGATATTTCTGCTGAGATTCTCAAAAAAGTTGTGCAAAATGCCCAAGCTTATCGCCAAGGAATTGGTAAAACAGGCGAAGTCATAGATCAAGCAGTGATTACCATTCCCGCTTACTTCAACGATAAACAACGCCATGCTACCCGTACAGCTGCACTCAAAGCTGGAATCACTCCCTTAGAATTGCTACCGGAACCCACAGCCGCCGCCATATCTTACGGCTTTTCTCCAACTGGGGAAGATTTTAAAACAATTTTAGTTTTTGACTTTGGCGGTGGTACATTTGACGCTTCGGTGATTCAAGCAGCAGGAACTTCATTTATTGAACTGGGAAAAGCTGGAGATTTATGGTTGGGAGGAGATGACATTGACTCTCGGATCATCAAGTTTGTTAAACAGCAATTTGCCCAGCAAGAAAGAATTACTGATATTGATGGCTTGATTGCCAAAATGCCCCACTATCAACGGGTGCGATTTAATGCCGATTTGAAGTTAGCAGTAGAACGCGCCAAAGTTGAACTAAGTACTGCTACAGTATCTTGCATTGCTCCTGCGACTCAATTATTAGATGAATTAGGAATTGCTATTCCTATTGAAGTAGAAATCACCCGCGAGCAATTTGAGGAACTAATTTCTGATTTGGTAGAGCGATCGATTCAGATTTGCCGCCAAGCCCTACAAGATGCTGAACATCATTTAGAGATGGTAGATGTAGTGTTATTGGTTGGCGGTTCTTGTCAAATTCCTATAGTCCAACGCAAAGTTAGAGAAGCCTTTGGAGCGGATAAAGTAGTAGTGCATCCGCGTCCGATGTATGCGGTGGCGGAGGGTGCAGCAATTGTTGCGGCTGGACAAACAGAGAAAGTAACAACAGTTTCTCGTGATTATTTTATCAAGCTGGTGGATGGCGAAGAGAACAAAGAGAAAGTACTTCAGAGGGGTGATATCTTACCAGTGACTACATCCCACACTTTTAAAACTGTTGCTGATGGACAACGTTTGATTCACTTTCAATTTTTGACCCCCGATCAAGTAAGCCAAGATTTGGATGGAATATATGAAGATAACAGTATTGGAGATATTTGGTTGGGTTTAAACCAATCCTATCCACGCGGGACGGAAATTTTAATCAACTTGGAGTTAGATGAAAAAAATAGTGGGCTAAAGATGACTGCCACATTGAAAAATGCCCCTTCAGAGAGAGTAAGTTGCACCTTTTCGCGGGGAGGCTCAGACGAGAAAATATATAAGGAATTAGAAAAAACGATCGCAGAACTCAATAACCAAAACCTAACTCCTCTCGGTGTGGAAGAAGCGCTGAAGTTAGCCTTACCAGTCGTGGAGTCAGCCAACAAAATCATCGATCCGGATACGGGAGACGAACGCGGCTATTTACGCGATGATGCTAGTGCAAACTTGAAAAAATTCCAGGTATCCATGTCTAAGGAAAGCCTAGAAGCAGAGTCTCTTGCCAATCAGTGCGATCGCGTAGTTAAACTTTGCGGCTCGATAATTCCCCAACCACAGCAGGAACGATTGCAAAAGCTGAGTCAAGAATTGCAAGATGCCATCGACACCAATAACCTCTCTAAGATGAAGTCTAAGAGTGAAGATGCAAGAAGAGAACTTGACAATCTACCTGATGAAGTCCAGTTAATTCAAGCTTGTCTTTTAGCAATTCGTCAAGCCCACGCGGTTGCACCGACTCAAGCAAATGCCATGTCTGACAAACTTTCTCGGATGCTTGGCGCTATGGAAAGTGATGATGCACAGGAAGCTAATCGCTTGTGGAGTGAATTGCAACCAGATGTCAAGCATTGGCTAAATGAGGATTTACCCAGTAACAGCATTGTCACAGGACTAATGCGATGA
- a CDS encoding LysM peptidoglycan-binding domain-containing protein yields MKIKLNCPVCDYQEIEGDTCPNCDTDLSVIRMLKELPQVENPVRQVKIAKWQLGVALLLLIIGIGLGVIGSFIFLQPQLHTLTVSSPNPVISDRPKLPVNTAPVTAKEPPKPITYTVKLGDHLSAIAEKFCGKGTSWQVMVKANPQLKGRENDIDVGDVLKIPNCKESDR; encoded by the coding sequence ATGAAGATTAAGCTGAACTGTCCTGTGTGTGATTACCAAGAAATTGAAGGTGACACTTGTCCTAACTGTGATACCGATCTTTCTGTAATTCGGATGCTCAAAGAATTACCGCAGGTGGAAAATCCTGTGCGACAAGTGAAAATCGCTAAATGGCAACTAGGAGTTGCTTTACTCTTGCTGATTATCGGCATTGGGTTGGGTGTAATAGGCAGTTTTATCTTCCTGCAACCACAGTTACACACATTAACTGTCTCTTCTCCCAATCCAGTTATTAGCGATCGCCCAAAACTACCAGTTAATACTGCCCCTGTTACCGCTAAGGAACCCCCAAAACCAATTACCTATACTGTCAAATTGGGAGATCACCTCAGCGCGATCGCTGAAAAATTTTGTGGCAAAGGAACCTCTTGGCAAGTAATGGTTAAAGCTAACCCCCAACTCAAAGGGCGGGAAAATGATATAGACGTAGGGGATGTGTTAAAAATTCCCAATTGCAAGGAGAGCGATAGATGA